One genomic window of Medicago truncatula cultivar Jemalong A17 chromosome 1, MtrunA17r5.0-ANR, whole genome shotgun sequence includes the following:
- the LOC25483642 gene encoding F-box/kelch-repeat protein At3g23880, translating to MAAEADADQPPYLPDELITKILVRLPVKSLIRFKSVCKLWFSLISDSHFANSHFQLTSSTHTRRILFITGIPEFRSIALDSLFTSDSAPALLNPNFDLPKSHFDLKVIGSCRGFILLECFSNIYVWNPSTGVHRQIPSPPPNYSRLNFYGFGYDESRDDYLVVLVSYDCIPYSHDVLSRIWIFSMRANVCNEIVSPAHLPFYSELSPFAYSVVESVFNGAIHWLAIRHDVCEYVIVSFHLIERILLEIPLPDDHDDDIEYGSTDCSLWVFRGFLSLWVMRDEDKVDIWVMKEYKVQSSWSKTLVFDLHTISYISLVCCTKSGDIVGTDGCTGLVRYDNEGEFLEHNDYCKDSENGFGLVVYTESLLSLPSDIEQA from the coding sequence ATGGCGGCGGAGGCAGATGCGGATCAACCACCATATCTGCCTGATGAATTGATCACCAAAATCTTAGTAAGATTACCGGTTAAGTCTCTTATTCGTTTCAAATCCGTTTGTAAGTTATGGTTTTCTCTTATCTCTGATTCTCACTTTGCAAATTCACATTTTCAACTTACTTCTTCAACACACACCCGTAGAATTCTCTTCATAACAGGAATTCCTGAATTTCGATCTATAGCTTTAGATTCATTGTTTACTTCTGATTCTGCTCCTGCTCTATTGAACCCTAATTTTGATCTTCCTAAATCTCATTTTGATCTTAAAGTTATAGGTTCATGTAGAGGTTTTATATTGTTGGAGTGTTTTTCAAACATTTACGTATGGAATCCATCCACCGGAGTTCATAGACAAATACCTTCGCCTCCTCCCAATTATTCACGTTTAAATTTCTATGGTTTTGGTTATGACGAGTCAAGAGATGATTACTTGGTAGTTTTAGTATCCTATGATTGTATTCCATACTCACATGATGTGCTATCTCGCATTTGGATTTTTTCAATGAGAGCTAATGTGTGCAACGAAATTGTGAGTCCTGCACATTTACCTTTTTATAGTGAGCTTTCTCCTTTTGCTTATTCTGTGGTAGAGTCCGTCTTCAATGGGGCTATTCACTGGTTGGCTATTCGTCATGATGTATGCGAGTATGTTATTGTTTCCTTTCATTTAATTGAAAGGATACTTCTAGAAATTCCTCTCCCAGATGATCATGATGATGATATTGAATATGGTTCGACAGATTGTAGTTTATGGGTATTTAGAGGATTTCTCAGTCTATGGGTTATGAGGGACGAGGATAAAGTTGATATATGGGTGATGAAAGAATACAAAGTGCAGTCTTCTTGGAGTAAAACTCTTGTTTTTGATTTGCATACCATTTCTTACATTTCCCTTGTATGTTGTACAAAAAGTGGTGATATTGTTGGAACAGATGGATGTACTGGATTGGTGAGATATGATAACGAAGGGGAGTTCCTAGAGCATAACGATTATTGTAAAGATTCAGAAAATGGATTCGGATTGGTTGTGTATACAGAGTCTCTGCTTTCGTTGCCCAGTGACATTGAGCAAGCTTAA